GCAGCGGCTGCACTCCCGGAACCTGCCCACCCGTATAGTTCACCTCGGTTACTCCGTAGCGGATCAGGTCTGACAAACGGCGTCCCTCGAAAAAGAACTCGTACTTACGCTCTCGCCGCAGAATTGTTGTTACCTCGGCAATCGTGGCGCCCGTGGCAGCGGCCAGGCCCGCCTCCACACGCACGCTGTTGATCCAGCCCAGGGCTGCCGTCACGTCCCCGTTGACTGTCAGCTCTGCCTCGGCCGCAATAAGGGCGCTCTCCTGCCAGCTGGCGATACGGAGCGGCCGATCCCTGGCATCATACTTGTCGGGTACCCACAGCGCATCGGACTGATTCAATGCCAGTTGGCCGGAATTGGTGACCGCCACACGCGGATCACCCGTATTGCGAAATTCTGGTGCCACGGTCTGACCACCTCTCTGTGTAATCCAGACATAGATGAAGTTCTCATCCAGATTGCTGTAGGGGGCCATATAATTCCAGCGTCCAGTGGCTGAAGCAGCCGCATGTGGCAGGGCAGCAGCCAGGTCACCCAGCAACAGATAGGCCCGTGCCAGGCCGCTGCGGGCATAGCTCTCCAACTCAGGCGACGCCGCGGCCTCTGCTACGGCTTGAGCTTCGGTGAAGCTATCCACGGCCCGGTTAAGTATAGCCGTCTGCTGTTCCATGGGACCGGGAACGTATTGGACGCCATCAAATTTCGCAAAGGGCATCTCCCAC
This DNA window, taken from Candidatus Neomarinimicrobiota bacterium, encodes the following:
- a CDS encoding RagB/SusD family nutrient uptake outer membrane protein produces the protein METALVALLAATIAFPGCDALLNVENPGSILEQDLETDTAIDPLLTGFKAELFAGNFNSLPMIVLTQALLAGETYNADTFTYFQALVTRDVQCSDGSLDGLYASLSIALFLGADLARRMKRVLPPPAAGGTAADSAAKDIRLAETLCVLGSGYLVAAETWWEMPFAKFDGVQYVPGPMEQQTAILNRAVDSFTEAQAVAEAAASPELESYARSGLARAYLLLGDLAAALPHAAASATGRWNYMAPYSNLDENFIYVWITQRGGQTVAPEFRNTGDPRVAVTNSGQLALNQSDALWVPDKYDARDRPLRIASWQESALIAAEAELTVNGDVTAALGWINSVRVEAGLAAATGATIAEVTTILRRERKYEFFFEGRRLSDLIRYGVTEVNYTGGQVPGVQPLPYYLPIPDDESDNNDHVSCNEARWP